In Glycine max cultivar Williams 82 chromosome 10, Glycine_max_v4.0, whole genome shotgun sequence, the DNA window agaaacaaaaaagtataattaCAAATTGTCCAGGTTAATGTAAACAAATTTGAAGGAAGTAAACCTTAAATTGAAGACGCGAGTCTGATTCCAATTTGGTGTAGAATGCTCGCTCCTCAATCGAAAAATCCACCTTACTTAGCTCAATTGTCTTGGGAGGCAAATTGATTATTGGCTTCCCATCAAGCAAAGTTCCTAGACAAATGCAAGAAATTGATGTTATAAAACAGAAGAGACCAATACTCATCCCATGTTTTACTCTAAAATCCAAATCGAAGGAAAAACCTCCTCAAGTACATGAATCAAAACCTAGATGGCTAAAATTTTCAGTCCAATCCCTTAACCAAACAATGTAGGGATGAGTATAATTACAAGTCATTACATTCTACATAATGGTATGGTAAAAGAAATTAGGGATGAGTTCACTAAAAATAAGCAATAATCCATCacttaaaaacatgaaaattttgctaaaaaatagcaaaataaCAACAGGCTGACAATGTAATACTATTCACACACTATAGTCTCATAAATAAATTCACTAATTGTGCACTGATGAAGGAAAAATGTTCTAGCAGATTTTTTACCAAGTTATGGTATTCTGGCCAATGAAGGTTGGCTCAATTGATAGGAAAGAACAGCATTGACACAACATTCAATTCCTACAGGTGCTCCTTCATTGGCAGGTCATCCGAAAATAACCCACTATAAGCCCAAGTTACCTTGGAATGGGCCAAGGTTAATAGGGAAAGGcaacaattttttgtttacaaaaacAAAGTGTTTAATATGCTATAGAAGGACTTGCTATGCGTAAAACGTAATAGTAGAACATACATTATCggttacaaaaataaatgaggATTTCTCGTGTCCTGATAAATTCCAAAAATTAATACCTAGAAATTTCTAGGCTGTAAAACTAAGAGGTGTATCAGAGGAACATACTGGTTCATTTTCTCAGCAACTACCGGATTAAATTATCCAAAGATGAATTTGATGACAGAGGATGAAAACTCCTTTCATGACATCTAATCTAAAGAAGTGGTATTATACCCATTTGCCCATCCCCCATGGTGGTGTTTAAGGACACTTCCAAACCTGACATGATTAATGCAGGAATGAGTAGTCCCCATATCAGATGAGTGAGAGACATCAAACTCCCATTTGAAAGTCAAGGCTCTTCCTGCTTAGGCCTTTAGGGGTATCCCATGTACATGTGAAATTACTAaagtattttttctattttaactgatataaaaatataaacctaTGTCTAGCATTCTCATGGAAAATTTTCTGGGAGAAAATAACAGCAAAAGAAAACTGACACCAAATACAATATATGGTGTCAGTCAATATTGCCCCAGAAGCCACAgccaaatttatcaaaattatggAAAGAGACTTTGCAACCCTCAAGGAACTCTTTACAGGTTCATGAATGACAGTTTTATCTGATTCTTTGAGAGAACAGTATACTTTACATTATTCCAGGTAGATCTTGGAATACTTATCAGAAGACATCCTATACAAGAATGAATTTCTGCTGATACAGGAATGGTAGTACACTAGTATCAAATGTCAAACGCgatgaaatgaaaaaagattATCTAAATGATGACTATACTTAAGAGGAGATCAGTGAGAATATTGCAAGGACTCTGAAAACCCATACCATGCCAGCAAAAAGGTAAAACACAATTTATCAGTCTGGACATGAGCAAACAGAATATAAGAAATTCACCTTTTGTACGACGTAGCATTATGGCCCTTAAAACTGCTTGAAGTTTCTTGTAACCTTGAATAGTACTTTTGGATATTGGAACTTTTATTGTATTGTAGAATGATTTGTATACAGCATAAGGATCATACTTTAGGAACCTAAAGTAGCTATACAAATCATCAATAGTATTTTGAATAGGAGTTCCAGATAAGCACCACCTTCTTTTGGCTCTAAGGCTGCAGCAAGCTCTAGCCACCTGAGTTCTATGATTCTTTATTGTTTGAGCCTCATCTAGAATAACCCTAAACCAACCAACTTTGGCAAGAGGGCCAGAACCACATTCAATAGAAGAACTGTCAATTCCCTTTCCACCTTTTTTACTCTTCTTATTTCCATTAAAtggctttttcctctttttactAACAGAAAACTCAGAGGATAACCCAAATCTTTCCCCATTTTTTccatcaatatcatcatcctCAACTAATGGTTGTTTGGGAACTTCGTTAGTCACAATAGAGTATGTTGTTAGAACCACATCAAATTTTGCAAGTTCAACAGGATCCTTTGTCCTACTGCCCCCATgataaaccaaaacagaaagcTTTTCATCTCCAACTTTTTCATCAAGTTCCCTGGCCCACTGTCGAAGAACACTAGCAGGGCAGACAACTAGTGTACCGGCAGCTGGCCTTTTTCTACCAGGTGCCTGTGTTGAACTGCTTGGTTCTCTACTAGGTTTTATATCATCAGATTCTTCactatttttatgcttttccaCATCAACACTACCATTGTCATCATCATCGTCCAAATTCAAAGCTTCAGTTTTATGACTGCATGTATCATCTATTTTTGATTTTGACTGTAATGACCTCTGTGCCAGGATGAGGGAAATCATTGAAATTGTCTTTCCAAGGCCCTGCTTGAACGAGGTTTTGATGTTCAGGTAACAAAACTCAGAATTAAATGTAAAGAGCCGTTGATTAAAAAACTTATCATCAAATATTGACCTGGTCATCAGCCAAAATCCCCCCCAAGCAATGCAAACTCTTGGTTTCCTTCTGAAGCATCCAAGCCAATGCAATTTTCTGAAATACAAAGTGATAACAAATAAATGGCCCAGAACAGAAATAATAGAAGCAATTTAATAGACAAGCCATAATACCTGATGTCTCAGAAGAGAGACAGACAATACACCAGCAGGTAAGTCATATTCTGTTTTAGGTTGACTGATATCCTGCGATAACCAAACTCACAATTGACAATATTGAGTCTCTAAGACTAtaacgcacacacacacaagcaCTGAAAATATAATCTTCAAAGCACCTTCCACAAATCACATTGATACAGGACAAACATTGATAAATCATAAAGCATAATATTAAACACCAAACCATGTGAAACTCAAAATTAGGTTTAACCGTTTTACTTCAGGACTAATTGTATTATTCCATGCACCAACTATTGTAGTGGGGTGTTAgttcatttaattttgtattttcagtcATTGAgctgtttttgaaattttagtgCTTGGGTGGTACTTGTTCTTGAATTTATGTTAAGTAGGCATAAGCCCATAACTAAGATTTAATTCTTTTAGTTTCATGTCCAAGTTTCTTTAATGGTTTTAGCATCAGTAAGAGCCTCGGGCACTCCCCTGTTCTAGCAAGACAAGTGATAGGAATTAGgaagctttttaaaataaatgtgatGCTTCGtatttgataattgatatagcaaCCATATATATGAATTGTGAATTTATAGTAAAGAAATCCACTAGACCTAAAACCCTATCTTCACAAACACTATTCAAAACACCCAAAAAACCATTAATTGGCCCTTCAAACCCTCATCTCCATATTCGATATGAGTAAACTATCTTTCTCTCAACTCAACCCAAAATCCCTTTAACTCACCTGCTTTCTACCCTTGATCAGCCCAATAAACCCTAATTCTGATCTGCTAAATCCTAATGTTTCTGCCACCCTACGTTACACATTCATGCAGCAAATGTCTACTTTTCTTTATCTTTGAGGCTTTTCACACAAAAGCAAAACGCACATTTGTTGGTAAACATTTATCATAAACACAATACAAAAACAAATCAGGTTCCAATAATCCTCAACAACAAAGCAACAACCAGAAATTTTAGTAAATAGTGTATTTCCAGAGAATTAACCTCCTACTACACCACAAGGAtaacacaataataattttaacacCCTCAAATCAAAAACAATTCTAACAACCTGACAACCATGTGAGGGATTAAACAccttttaagaaagaaaattgacACTGAACAccaaaaaatgaagaagaaaattttaaaagaggGAGAAAATCAGCTTCACCACTTTTATATCCAGGAGCACTGCATCTTAAATTCAACATCTcaacaaccaaaacaaatttCCCAAAGGAGTCAATTTTGGCAACACATCACATATAAGTCCCAAACAAAGCTTCATACTTAAGGaagtaatttttcattaaacGATTTCTGCTCAAACTTAACAGAGAAAATATCTTCTGCATACAACTTAAGAATTTAAGGAATCTACAAACACAATGATAAACAGCATGTAATACCTGTAATGCTGCCTCATAAATTAGTCTCTCATCACTTTCAGCAGCCCTTTCATCACCTGCTCCAGCACGATACGCAGATTCACTAGAAGTAGCAAACTGTGGAGATATAGCCTTTCCAAGCATCAGAGGTGAAGGAAGAATCCTATTCCCACCATTTTGATACAAGAAACGATCTTCATCATAACCCCTGCCAAAATTTTCATGAATGTAGCCCCTGTCACTGGACGTGTTAGGTCCTACTCCATGGGGACGGTTCTTATATGCATCATGAAGTTGACTACTGTTCGTGCTATCTTTTAAGTTTCTTAATCTGCTGTCTGGtgcaaatgaagaaggaagagccCTTGTTGCTGAAGGTTGAAGAGATGACTGAAGGGTCCTCTTGAAAGCTTGCTGAGATGACATTTTCTCATAATCTGCACCATGATTATTTGAAATTCGGGAATTAACTGTCTGATGCTGACTTGTGTTTCCATTCTGGGCATGGTAGGAAGGTTCATCTCTTCGTGCAATTCTGTGGTTCAGTGTATTGGTGCTGGACACGGGTGGGGTTTGAGGCTTGACTTGTGAATGATTATAAACATTAGAAGAGCTTGGGTTCGAACTATTTGCCCCTCTTGAAAAACTATCCCGCCTAGACCATCCACCATTATCTGCACATAATATTGCATGTATGATGattactaatttaaaaaatatacattttaaaagGGAGCTTTTACTAAAGATCACACACCCAAACTCTTTACAGTAGTAGTAGCCCATTGCGGAAGTGTCCTCCCTTGATCATCTATCTCCTCCAAGTCATCATCTGACGAACTAATATATATACACCCATCCatgaaatcaaaataagaaattctCTTTCCTCAGCCACCCGAGAAACAGAACCATTAAAATGCCGAGCCAACCTGTAGTAAAAAGGTATCATGAACATCCCATTCCACATGACAACAAATGATAAATCCACAGTTAATAGTTATAAATCTTGTCGGATAGTAGCGCATAGCAGCTAACTCTGAAAATGCTATAGCAGGAAGCGGAATGaccattattttaaatattatactacAAAGTAAATAATGTATACACTACACATATAATTGctccaaaaatcaaaattaaagaaattcatgataaataataaGTCACACAATTTACACACACAATTACCATCAATCTATCAGCAATAAGAACATAGAAATGAAgtcaaaaaaacaatgaaaaatgatggtgaaattaatagaaaaggaacataacaaattagataataaaaaaatcagaagAATGTGAACTGGAAGTCTAAAGGAAGACGAATGGAAAATGGGGTAACAATAATCCTATAAATTGTGAAGGAGTAGAGGTCAAGACATATGTAAGTTTTGTGGAatattttcccaaaaaaaacaaaatactgaTGTTCCAGGGgtaaaaaaatggatttttaaAGCCTACATCATGATAGCGTCGTTATAGCGTGCAAAAAGCCACTATTACGGCTGCTATTGCTGCCACTATGGCCCAGGGCTGCTCCACTCTACTATCCCACTATAATGCTGCTATACCGCACTATTGATTACTATGGATAAACCTTCCCCAAATGAAAACACCTTCTCTCACAGCTGTTCTATAGGGCTTTGATATTAAATCAGAAACTCAACCCCCTAAAAGAGAACAAGATTTCCAGGTTCTATTGGTGAAATGATGAATATGGCCCACATTGTGAAGCATCTACTTCAAACTTGAACCATATTCCAGCTTCCTTATTAAGCAGATATTCATTAACAACGTAAGGggaaaaaaactaaacaaaaataaaataaatatgatgtgaATCACAGTAAAGGAAAATAGCATTTATCTAGTAGCAACCCACCTGAGGGTACACCTTGATCCATAATTCCCAATTTTTTACAACAAGCAAACGCAATTAAGAGGTTACAAAAATGTTATCATCAATCTCATTATTCCTTTTTCATGTAAATCCAACCAATAAATGGGAGGTGGAAAGAAAGGGAAGTATAACACCACAATGACCACATAAATATCAATACAATATCAGAGCAACCCTCAGAATAAGAGTTGAAGCAAATGGGTTCCattttcaaaattctttttcagataaaaaaaaaattattgacagaAGAGAAGAAATAttgcaaaataattaacaatatattGTGACTTAGATTGAAGGGCAAAACATCAAAAACAACATCCATCTATTTTCTTtgaatattagtaaaaaaataaatgcccCCAAGACAGCATTAACAGTCCCACTACAAAGGCGGTATGAACTATGAAATTCTCTCATCCATCCATCTATCTTAAAAGACCTTTCCAACCAACTACATATTAAATTCACAAGTAGAGCTCAAATCAAAACAATCAGTGAAAGACCTACAGAAATTTTCCTCCAAgtaaaaaccataaaaaaaaaaaagtacatcaccaaaatcaaaaaaaaaaaatcctcctcTTATCTATCAATCTGCCACCCAATCATCAATCAATTCTAACGAAATTACATCATCAAATTGttctgaaatccatattaaAACGCAAACAAAGACAATTACCACTAACATATACACGACCATCGTGCCTAAACTATAAACACGTGACTTTCCatccattaaaataaaaagtacatgTATTTCCACCATTGAAGAAATCCGTAACgacaattgtaaaaaaaaaaacaccaatgaAA includes these proteins:
- the LOC100811598 gene encoding helicase-like transcription factor CHR28; this encodes MDGCIYISSSDDDLEEIDDQGRTLPQWATTTVKSLDNGGWSRRDSFSRGANSSNPSSSNVYNHSQVKPQTPPVSSTNTLNHRIARRDEPSYHAQNGNTSQHQTVNSRISNNHGADYEKMSSQQAFKRTLQSSLQPSATRALPSSFAPDSRLRNLKDSTNSSQLHDAYKNRPHGVGPNTSSDRGYIHENFGRGYDEDRFLYQNGGNRILPSPLMLGKAISPQFATSSESAYRAGAGDERAAESDERLIYEAALQDISQPKTEYDLPAGVLSVSLLRHQKIALAWMLQKETKSLHCLGGILADDQGLGKTISMISLILAQRSLQSKSKIDDTCSHKTEALNLDDDDDNGSVDVEKHKNSEESDDIKPSREPSSSTQAPGRKRPAAGTLVVCPASVLRQWARELDEKVGDEKLSVLVYHGGSRTKDPVELAKFDVVLTTYSIVTNEVPKQPLVEDDDIDGKNGERFGLSSEFSVSKKRKKPFNGNKKSKKGGKGIDSSSIECGSGPLAKVGWFRVILDEAQTIKNHRTQVARACCSLRAKRRWCLSGTPIQNTIDDLYSYFRFLKYDPYAVYKSFYNTIKVPISKSTIQGYKKLQAVLRAIMLRRTKGTLLDGKPIINLPPKTIELSKVDFSIEERAFYTKLESDSRLQFKAYAAAGTVSQNYANILLMLLRLRQACDHPLLVKDFDSDPVGKDSVEMAKNLPRDMLINLFNCLEATFAICLVCNDPPEEPVITMCGHVFCYQCVSEYLTGDDNMCPSVNCKELIGDDLVFSKATLRSCISDDGGSLSSANSHLCDYSLVQQRDYTSSKIKAVLEVLQSNCKLKISSSDLLNSSGGCRDSPSSDNLYVEDCDSDVRVTKHTIKYSESTTEGPIKAIVFSQWTSMLDLVETSLRQFSIQYRRLDGRMTLGARDKAVKDFNTEPEIAVMLMSLKAGNLGLNMVAACHVILLDLWWNPTTEDQAIDRAHRIGQTRPVTVTRITIKDTVEDRILALQEDKRKMVASAFGEDHAGGTGTRLTVDDLKYLFMV